From Thermodesulfovibrionales bacterium, a single genomic window includes:
- a CDS encoding peptidylprolyl isomerase translates to MRYVRTFFVMVFVAVFSLSGYAEMKDKKFTKEEIKKMAETKAIIETKFGNIELTFFPDVAPNHVNNFIELAKKGFYDGTTFHRVIPGFMIQGGDPNSKDPDKSKHGTGGPGYTVKAEFNDKHHKRGTLSMARAASPDSAGSQFFICVKDAPFLDKQYTVFGEVVSGMDVADKIVNQPRDARDNPNERVEMKVKIVEK, encoded by the coding sequence ATGAGATACGTAAGAACATTTTTTGTGATGGTTTTCGTGGCCGTATTCAGTCTGTCCGGCTATGCCGAGATGAAGGACAAAAAATTTACGAAAGAGGAGATCAAGAAGATGGCAGAGACAAAGGCGATCATAGAGACGAAGTTCGGAAACATCGAACTCACCTTCTTCCCCGATGTCGCACCGAATCATGTGAACAATTTTATTGAGCTCGCGAAAAAGGGGTTCTATGACGGGACAACCTTCCATAGGGTCATCCCCGGTTTCATGATACAGGGAGGCGACCCGAACTCCAAAGACCCCGACAAATCGAAACACGGCACGGGAGGCCCCGGATATACCGTCAAGGCGGAGTTTAACGACAAACACCATAAGAGGGGGACCCTCTCTATGGCGAGGGCTGCAAGCCCCGACAGCGCGGGCTCTCAGTTCTTCATCTGTGTCAAGGACGCACCGTTTCTCGACAAGCAATACACCGTCTTCGGGGAGGTCGTTTCGGGGATGGACGTGGCGGATAAGATCGTGAACCAACCGAGGGACGCCAGGGACAACCCCAACGAGCGAGTCGAGATGAAGGTGAAGATCGTCGAAAAATAA
- a CDS encoding DUF3786 domain-containing protein, whose protein sequence is MVPIKTAGGEAKAWSIISTLEPSRIASEAGVLYDSGSGIYTLKSFGLDFSISPLEKKISCVSSAGDFFLGKLKDFFRLSVLWYLTNAKDIPLSGRLIRPIDVKGGHRFFTGTHLLPLDKIAEKYGKDRDGFIRKGREFGGEPFHYGDVSIKLLPFPRVPVYVILWLEDAEFPSRVDLLFDSTCEFHIPLSDIVWATSMMSVLSMLLEG, encoded by the coding sequence ATGGTTCCGATAAAGACTGCGGGAGGAGAAGCAAAGGCCTGGTCCATCATTTCGACCCTTGAACCGTCGAGAATAGCGAGCGAGGCGGGGGTCCTCTATGACAGCGGGTCCGGGATATATACGCTGAAGTCCTTCGGTCTGGATTTTTCCATCTCTCCACTGGAGAAGAAGATTTCTTGCGTGTCGTCTGCCGGCGACTTCTTTCTCGGCAAGCTCAAGGATTTTTTCAGGCTCTCCGTGCTCTGGTATCTCACGAATGCCAAGGACATCCCCCTCTCCGGAAGGCTGATAAGGCCTATCGATGTGAAAGGCGGGCACCGCTTCTTTACCGGAACCCATCTCCTCCCTCTCGACAAGATCGCGGAGAAATACGGGAAGGACAGAGACGGCTTTATAAGGAAAGGGAGAGAATTCGGCGGGGAGCCCTTTCATTACGGTGATGTCTCTATCAAACTCCTTCCCTTCCCGAGAGTCCCGGTCTATGTGATTTTATGGCTCGAAGACGCGGAATTCCCCTCACGGGTCGACCTGCTCTTTGACTCGACCTGCGAGTTTCATATACCGTTATCCGATATCGTTTGGGCGACTTCGATGATGAGCGTCTTATCGATGCTCCTGGAAGGATAG